The DNA region TGGCGCCACGCGAGGTAGGACACCGAGCCGACGACGGCGAGCAGGAGGGCGAGGATCAGGAGGACGCCGAGCTTCACGCGGGACGCGGGAGGCACGGAACAAAATGATACCACGTCGCGTGCTTGACACCCCTGGGCGCCCTTCGTAGCATGACGCGGTGTCCACCGTCTGGCTGATTCCCGCCCTTCCGTTCGCGGGCGCGCTCCTGAACATTCTCCTCGGTAAGCTGATCGCGCGACGCGCTCACTGGATCGCCGTGCCCGCGGTGGGCGGCGCGTTCCTCGCGTCGTGCGTCGTGTTCGCGCGCGCGTGGAACGGCGGGACCATCACGCACACGCTCTTCACCTGGATCGTCGCGGGCAACTTCGAGGCGTCGGTCGCCGCGTACGTGGATCCGCTGACGGGTGTCATGCTGCTCGTGGTCACGGGCGTCGGCGCGCTGATCCACCTCTACTCCGTCGGCTACATGCACGACGATCCCGGGTACGCGCGTTACTTCGGCTACCTGAACCTGTTCGTCTTCTCCATGGTGATGCTCGTGCTCGCGGGCAACTTCCTCCTCCTCTACCTCTTCTGGGAGGCGGTCGGTCTCTGCTCGTATCTCCTGATCGGGTTCTGGTACACGCGCCCCGCGGCCGCGCAGGCGGGGAAGAAGGCGTTCATCGTGAATCGGGTGGGCGACTTCGGCTTCGGCCTCGGCATCATGTGGCTCTGGAACGCCGTCGGCACGCTGGACTACCAGGCCGTCTTCAAGAGCGCGGAGACGCTGCCGACCGCGACCGCGACGGGGATCGCGCTGCTCCTGTTCATGGGCGCGTGCGGCAAGTCGGCGCAGCTCCCGCTCCACACGTGGCTCCCGGACGCGATGGAGGGGCCGACGCCGGTGTCCGCGCTGATCCACGCGGCGACGATGGTGACGGCGGGCGTCTACATGGTCGCGCGGAGCCACGCGCTGTTCGAGCGCTCGGGCACGGCGCTCGAGGTGGTCGCCTGGGTCGGCACCGCGACCGCGGTCTTCGCCGCGACGATCGGCCTCATCCAGCCCGACATCAAGCGGGTGCTGGCCTACTCGACGGTGAGCCAGCTCGGCTACATGTTCGCGGCGGTGGGCGTCGGCGCATACGCCGCGGGCATCTTCCACCTCGTCGCGCACGCCTTCTTCAAGGCGCTCCTCTTCCTCGGCGCGGGCAGCGTCATCCACGGCACGGGCGGCGAGCAGGATCTCAGGAAGATGGGCGGGCTCTCCTCGCGGATGGTGACGACGACGATCACGACGACGGTGGGCGGGCTCGGGCTCGCCGGGGTCCCGGGGCTCGTCGGCTTCTTCTCGAAGGATGAGATCCTGATCGCGGCCTTCCACGCCAACCGCTGGATGTGGGCGCTCCTGCTGCTGGGGGCGTTCCTCACGGCGTTCTACACCGCGCGCCTGCTCCTCCTCGCGTTCTACAGCGCGCCGCGCATGTCCAAGGAGGCCGCGCACCACGTGCACGAGTCGCCGCCGGTGATGACGCTGCCCCTCTGGACGCTGGCGCTGCTCACGGTCGCGGCGGGGCTCGCCGTCGGGATCCCTTCCGAGCAGGGCACCCGCTTCGCCCGCTTCCTGGCGCCCGTGTTCCCGCTCCACGAGGAGGCGCACAGCGGCTTCGTCGCCTACATGCTCCTGATCCTCGCGGTGGTCGTCGTCGCGGCGGGGATCACCCTCGCGTGGTTCATGTACATGTCCACGCCGGTGCGCGCGGAGGCGATCGCCCGCCCGCGGACGCCGCTCCACGCGCTGCTGCTGAACGCGTGGTACGTGGACCGGCTGTACGACGCGGTCATCGTGCGCCCGCTCCTGGCGCTGTTCGGGTTCCTCGCGCGCGCCGTCGACCTCGGCGTCGTCGACGGCGCCGTGAACGGCATCGGCCGCGTCGTCGTCGGCTGGGCCGGGTCGCTCCGGCGGGTCCAGACGGGTTACGTGGTGAACTACGCGCTCACGATGCTGGCCGGCGCCGTCCTCGTCCTCGCGTTCCTGCTCAGCCGCTAGATGGGGTTCTTGCTGTCGGCGGTCACGTTCCTTCCGGCCCTCGGCGGCCTCGCGCTGGTCTTCGTCCCACGGCGCCGCGCGGACGTCCTCAAGACGGCGGCGCTCCTGATCGCGATCCTCGCGTTCGCGCTCTCGGTCCCGCTCTATCTCGACTTCGACGGCGCCTCGGCGGCCTTCCAGTTCGAGGAGCGGCGGCCGTGGATGCCGACGCTCGGCGTCTCCTACCACGTCGGCATCGACGGGATCAGCCTCCTCCTCGTCCTGCTCACGACGTTCCTCATGCCCCTCGCGCTCGCCTCGGCCTGGCACGCGATCGAGGACCGACTGAAGGAGTTCGTGATCACGATGCTGGTCCTCGAGACCGGGATGCTCGGCGTCTTCGTGAGCCTGGACCTCTTCCTCTTCTACGTCTTCTGGGAGGCCATGCTGATCCCGATGTACTTCGTCATCGGCGTCTGGGGCGGGCCGAACCGCATCTACGCCGCGGTGAAGTTCGTGCTCTACACGCTGGCGGGCTCGCTCCTCATGCTGGTGGCCATCCTGGCCCTCTACCACGGGCACGGCGCGGCGACCGGCGCCTACACCTTCGACGTCCCGACGCTCGCGCGCTGGGTGATCGCGCCCGGTCTCGCGCAGAACCTCATGTTCCTCGCCTTCGCGCTCGCGTTCGCGATCAAGGTGCCGCTCTTTCCATTCCACACGTGGCTGCCCGACGCCCACGTCGAGGCGCCGACGGCCGGGAGCGTCATCCTGGCCGGCGTGTTGCTGAAGATGGGGACCTACGGGTTCCTGCGCTTCTGCCTGCCGCTGTTTCCCGACGCGAGCCTCACCTTCGGCCCGCTCGTCTTCGCGCTGGCCGTCATCGGCATCGTCTACGGCGCCTGGGTGTCCACCGTCCAGCCCGACGTGAAGAAGCTCGTCGCCTACTCGAGCGTCAGCCACCTCGGCTTCGTGATGCTCGGGATCTTCACGCTCACCCCGCAGGGGCTCGTCGGCGGCGTCATCCAGATGGTGAACCACGGGCTCTCGACGGGCGCGCTCTTCCTCATGGTCGGCATGCTCTACGAGCGGCGCCACACCCGCCTGATCGACGACTTCGGCGGCCTCTGGAAGGTGGTGCCGGCCTTCTCGGCGATCTTCATGGTCGTGGTGCTCTCGTCGCTCGGCCTCCCCGGCCTCAACGGGTTCGTCGGCGAGTTCCTGATCCTCGTCGGCGCCTTCGGCGTGAGCCCCTGGCTCACCGCGATCGCGACGACCGGCATCGTCTTCGCGGCCGTCTATCTGCTCTGGATGTACCAGCGCATGATCTTCGGCGAGGTGACCCACGCGGAGAACCGCGCCCTGGCCGACCTGTCGCTCCGCGAGTGGGCGGTGGTCGTGCCGGTCGTGGTCTTCATCGTCTGGATCGGCGTCTACCCGACGGCGTTCACGGGCAAGACCGGGGCGACGGTCGACGCGCTGATCGCCCAGGTCCAGGCGAAGAGCGGAGCCCCGCGCGCCGCGCTCGGGCCGCCCGAGGTCGCGGCGAGCTCGCGGACCCCGCGCCAATGACCATCGCGATCCCGCCGGTGGCGCTCGGTCCCCTCGCGCCGACGCTGATCGTGCTCGGCGCCGCCGGGCTCGTGCTCCTGCTCGACCTCCTGCCGCGCGCGGTCGGGCGCGAGCTGCTCGCGACGGTCGCCCTCGCCGGCGTGGTCGGCGCGCTCCTGGCGACGCTCGCGCGCTGGGGGACGGCGATGCGCGGGTTCCACGACATGGTCGTGCTCGACGACTTCGCGCGGTTCGCCGACGTCGTGATCTGCTACGCGGCGGCGCTGGTCGTGCTGCTCTCGATCGACTATCTCCGGCGGAGCACGCCC from Candidatus Methylomirabilota bacterium includes:
- the nuoL gene encoding NADH-quinone oxidoreductase subunit L: MSTVWLIPALPFAGALLNILLGKLIARRAHWIAVPAVGGAFLASCVVFARAWNGGTITHTLFTWIVAGNFEASVAAYVDPLTGVMLLVVTGVGALIHLYSVGYMHDDPGYARYFGYLNLFVFSMVMLVLAGNFLLLYLFWEAVGLCSYLLIGFWYTRPAAAQAGKKAFIVNRVGDFGFGLGIMWLWNAVGTLDYQAVFKSAETLPTATATGIALLLFMGACGKSAQLPLHTWLPDAMEGPTPVSALIHAATMVTAGVYMVARSHALFERSGTALEVVAWVGTATAVFAATIGLIQPDIKRVLAYSTVSQLGYMFAAVGVGAYAAGIFHLVAHAFFKALLFLGAGSVIHGTGGEQDLRKMGGLSSRMVTTTITTTVGGLGLAGVPGLVGFFSKDEILIAAFHANRWMWALLLLGAFLTAFYTARLLLLAFYSAPRMSKEAAHHVHESPPVMTLPLWTLALLTVAAGLAVGIPSEQGTRFARFLAPVFPLHEEAHSGFVAYMLLILAVVVVAAGITLAWFMYMSTPVRAEAIARPRTPLHALLLNAWYVDRLYDAVIVRPLLALFGFLARAVDLGVVDGAVNGIGRVVVGWAGSLRRVQTGYVVNYALTMLAGAVLVLAFLLSR
- a CDS encoding NADH-quinone oxidoreductase subunit M, which codes for MGFLLSAVTFLPALGGLALVFVPRRRADVLKTAALLIAILAFALSVPLYLDFDGASAAFQFEERRPWMPTLGVSYHVGIDGISLLLVLLTTFLMPLALASAWHAIEDRLKEFVITMLVLETGMLGVFVSLDLFLFYVFWEAMLIPMYFVIGVWGGPNRIYAAVKFVLYTLAGSLLMLVAILALYHGHGAATGAYTFDVPTLARWVIAPGLAQNLMFLAFALAFAIKVPLFPFHTWLPDAHVEAPTAGSVILAGVLLKMGTYGFLRFCLPLFPDASLTFGPLVFALAVIGIVYGAWVSTVQPDVKKLVAYSSVSHLGFVMLGIFTLTPQGLVGGVIQMVNHGLSTGALFLMVGMLYERRHTRLIDDFGGLWKVVPAFSAIFMVVVLSSLGLPGLNGFVGEFLILVGAFGVSPWLTAIATTGIVFAAVYLLWMYQRMIFGEVTHAENRALADLSLREWAVVVPVVVFIVWIGVYPTAFTGKTGATVDALIAQVQAKSGAPRAALGPPEVAASSRTPRQ